One window from the genome of Sphingomicrobium arenosum encodes:
- a CDS encoding peptidylprolyl isomerase, whose protein sequence is MFKTIGKVTIGLAALSMIAAPGTAQDRDRSKIRAYVPELSHGRVPTEVAQDPANTLTFTLDNGGIIEIQLRPDAAPQHVFRIQTLASQGFYDGLTFHRVIPGFMAQGGDPLGNGQGGSELPDLPAEFSTLPHLRGVFAMARANDENSANSQFYIMLAPNFRLDENYTVVGRVKRGMNTVDAINQGEPPANPTKIVTARIGGSLPATPAVAATTAETVEQPEG, encoded by the coding sequence TAAAGTTACCATCGGCCTCGCCGCGCTTTCGATGATCGCCGCGCCAGGCACGGCGCAGGATCGTGACCGCAGCAAGATTCGCGCCTATGTCCCCGAGCTCAGCCACGGCCGGGTGCCTACCGAGGTCGCGCAGGATCCGGCCAACACGCTGACCTTTACGCTCGACAATGGCGGCATCATCGAGATCCAGTTGCGCCCCGATGCCGCGCCGCAGCATGTCTTTCGCATCCAGACGCTTGCCAGCCAGGGCTTCTATGACGGCCTGACCTTCCACCGTGTCATTCCCGGCTTCATGGCGCAGGGCGGCGACCCCTTGGGCAACGGTCAGGGCGGTTCGGAACTTCCCGATCTGCCGGCCGAATTTTCTACCCTGCCTCACCTTCGCGGCGTCTTCGCCATGGCCCGCGCCAATGACGAGAATAGCGCCAACAGCCAGTTCTACATCATGCTCGCCCCCAACTTCCGCCTCGACGAGAATTACACCGTCGTCGGGCGCGTGAAGCGCGGCATGAACACGGTCGACGCCATCAACCAGGGCGAGCCTCCGGCCAACCCGACCAAGATCGTCACCGCGCGTATCGGCGGCTCGCTGCCCGCTACGCCGGCCGTCGCCGCCACCACCGCCGAGACCGTCGAACAGCCCGAGGGCTAG